From the genome of Clostridium sp. BNL1100, one region includes:
- a CDS encoding SprT family zinc-dependent metalloprotease has protein sequence MNKSQKTVEILSRINLNGKELVYNLKRSSRRTISIMIKNTGQIFVCCPLKTPIAYIEKLLFEKERWIVQKLDEISEKPSAVIKKSFENGDLFYYLGKSYRLKIVENNIIKKPQVRFEEELMVLEISETANKDKIKSFLKNWYISKAGELLVERIRLYSSFTGLSPKKVAIKEQKTRWGSCSSKGNINLNWKLVMSPLPIVDYVVIHELCHMKEMNHSGKFWSLVEAVMPDYKVYKKWLKENGCTLSFD, from the coding sequence TTGAATAAATCTCAAAAAACTGTAGAAATATTATCACGAATTAACCTCAACGGAAAAGAACTGGTATATAACCTCAAAAGAAGCAGCAGAAGAACAATTTCCATTATGATAAAAAATACAGGACAGATTTTTGTATGTTGTCCGCTAAAAACTCCGATTGCATACATTGAGAAACTTCTGTTTGAAAAAGAGAGGTGGATTGTACAAAAGTTGGATGAAATCAGCGAGAAACCCTCTGCTGTGATAAAAAAATCCTTTGAAAACGGTGATTTGTTTTATTATCTGGGAAAATCATACAGACTTAAAATTGTTGAAAATAATATTATCAAAAAACCACAAGTACGGTTTGAAGAGGAACTAATGGTTTTGGAAATATCGGAAACTGCAAATAAGGACAAAATTAAATCTTTCCTAAAAAACTGGTATATATCAAAGGCCGGAGAGCTTCTGGTTGAAAGAATCAGATTATACTCATCTTTTACTGGTTTATCACCTAAAAAAGTGGCTATCAAAGAGCAAAAAACAAGGTGGGGAAGTTGTAGTTCGAAAGGTAATATTAACCTTAATTGGAAACTTGTTATGTCGCCTTTGCCGATAGTTGATTACGTAGTTATACATGAACTCTGTCACATGAAAGAGATGAACCATTCAGGGAAATTTTGGAGCCTTGTTGAAGCTGTTATGCCGGATTATAAAGTTTACAAAAAATGGTTGAAGGAAAATGGTTGTACTTTATCATTTGATTAA